GTGAGAGGACGCTGTTCCTGGCCTGCCTGACATATGTACAGATCTACCGACTGTGTGGCTTGACGCAGTCTTGCGCAGCAACGCGGCGGAATCGTCGTTGCCTTCGCCGGGGTAATCCTCGTCGCTATCCAATGCGTGCGGGTCGATGCCTGTAAACTTGGATATGGGCTCTAGTGCCATGGCAAATCCGAGCTTAGCTAGCCGCTTCTGCATCTGTTCATTTTGACTGTGACAATTTAGTATTGTAATTACTGATAGGGCAGCATGACCTACTCTAGTAGCTTGGGAACAAGCTTTAGATAGTGACGTATCGCTGTCTTGTTCTCAATGAATGTCTCAAGATCGCGTGGGTTGACATGCAAGCAGCGGAAACGCTCCATCTCCTGCTCAAGATCTCGTAGTCGCTGGAGTTCAGCTTTCATGGCTTCGGACTGCTTGTTCTGTGCTCGCAGTCGCTCATTCTCCTGCTGCAGGCTCAAGACCTTTGCGTGTTCGCCCGAGGCGAGATCCTGCATGCTAGCGAGCTTCGTTTCCACTGCTGTGAGGGCATCCTGGAGAGGCTTGCGGGCCGCATGAGTGTTCTGGCAGTATCGGATAAGCGCGATGTACTGGAACTGGACACTGTTAGTGATTGCTTCTTCCTCAGCCGTTGTATGTAGGACGTACCCGTAAAGCCTCCATTTCCTTCCCGCTACCATCGAGTCGAATGGGAGGTGCAGTAAACCAGGAAGGCGGAATGTGAGGGTCATATTCGTCCTTGTGGAAGCCGCGAATGGAGTAGAGATCCCGCTCAGTGCTATCACCCTTTTCTTTGATACAAATGGGACATGGCGCTTTCGGTTGTTGCCCAGCGGGGTGAAATGGCGGACCTATTAAGACTTTGTAAGCAGCTGGCTTTCTCCAGTTAATTCATTGATCACTGACCACCGCCTTCGAGGTGAGAGCTGCAGAACACATGACAACAGCTAGCAAGAAAGATTCGAGTCACAAGACGATTCTTGGGGTTGATACCGTCCGAAAGGCCTTGAACAGTCTCATGATGACCCTCATAGACGTCGGCGAACGAGGCAAAGCACACAGAGCAGGCGTAGATGAAGTTGAGGGGAGCTGCGCCCAACTCTGCAGCTCCTTTCATAGGAGGACTGCTCATATCTGCGACTGCGACAACTTGCGTAGAGACAATCAGCGGTGCAGCAGGTGGGGTGTGGTACTTGTAAGGTGCAGGCGTGGTGGCAGATGTGGAAGTCGCGAACAGCAACGCCAAGACATGGCCTTGGACCCTGATTGTGCTTTCCGTTCGGGCCTCGAGGAAAGAGAAAGGTTGAATGATGAAGTACTCTTCATTGCGGAAGGATGACTGGAAAAGAGGAAATCACACATAATCGTCATGCAGGCACACAAGGGGAATTTCCATATGTACAGAACCTCTATTATCTTTGACTACCTACCACTGACTCGCTGATGCTCAAGCAAACGTTCGGCACGGGTAACTGTATTTGATTAGCGCTGTTTTTGAATAACAAATCAAGTTGATGCTTACTTTGTGCCATATGACTGCTCGCTCTCCAAGTCGTATCGCTTCTGTCCCGCAACACCGGTGTTGTGAAGACCGCTCGGTAGCGGAGGAAGACCACCAGGACCCAGTACATCCTTTACAAGCCCAGTGTTCTTCTCAAATGCAACTGCCAGTCCCCTTgtgccttcttcttgcgcAGCGACAAGTTGCTTGGTGCCGGCCTCGCCAATCAACTCCTGCTTTGGTGCTGCAGCGCTTCCAACTGAGAGCAGCGCAACCGCGTCAGACTGGGTGACTGTCGAGAGCCTTGGGTATCGTCGTCGCACATCACGCTTCCAGTAAGGATTTTCGGCGATATCGGCGGCAGGGACAGTGACGGGGTCGTCGTAGGAGTTAGGGTCAAGACCTCCTGGGGGTGGGTTGCGAAATTGCGGGTTCATGGGGATACCGGTCGACCGCTTGGGGTCGAGGGCGAAGAGCCTATTAATGGCGGCATAGATACCAGTCGGTTGGACAGTGTATTTCTACATTTAAGCAATTAGCACTGCTAATAGAATGCAGGAAGCGGTACAGAGGGGCGTTCGGCCAAAGGCGTGTCCAAGTGGGCATCGTACCGAAAACACCGTCGTCTTAACGTTCTTGGCCATAGACATGTCGAATTGCGGGCGCCTGGGCGGCTGGAAGAGTGGAGAATGGTCAATGGGCGGGTGTCGTGCTCTGCGCCTTCTCGATACCATCGTGAGGCTCGGTGATGTTCGCGCAGCTCAACGCCCGCCAAGACGGCAACTGCCGTATTTAGTAATCGCCGTCTGTCATTTGTCCGAACGTCACCTCTCCTTCACTTCCTATCGCGTGTGGTTTTGCGCGCGAGATGGCAAGCGTAACCGGGTATAATCGCGACAAGGAGTTGTGTGTTGAAAGTTTTGACCCTAGACAGTCTTTGATGACCTATGTAGTGCGATTTTCCGCGTGTAGTATTCGATAGCCTGCATGCTCATCTTGAGATCAATTCGGGCTGGAAATAGACTCAATAGTAGTAGTGTAGTATTCGACTATAGTGAGTACCTGGGTGAATTTCAACCGTCTTATGGCAAGTAGATTTGTGAATAATAGGGTTTTTTGTTGCGTCCGTCAAAACTTCTCCCCACCTATCACTTTAGAGAACAAGTATGATCGTGATGTCAATCTTGCAAAGATTCCATAATAACAGTGATAGAAGACATCATCGGCAAGCCTGAACATCCTCAGTGCATAGCAACGTCAAGTAAACATAGGCATTGGTAGCCTGAAGTAGGTTCGGGTATTTCAGAAGCATCACAAAGGGTCAATGGAGAATACAGCGTCAAAGAAAAAGGGTATCATTACATTATGCGCCGAAGCGCGGCATCAATGATGCCCACAAAAGAACTCGAAAACTCTCAACGACCGACCGAAAAAATCCGACCCCCCAGCCCCCAAACACCCAAGGCCCATCCAGAAAACAGCCAAACACCCGAGCATCTAACCCCCCCAGCCCTTTCACGCCGTATCAGggcgtcgtcgtcgttgttgtCGTCTTCATCTCCCTCATCTCACCGTCCTCCACCGAACAGCCAAAGGGAAGGCCCCACCGGACGTCGGCAAGCCCACACGGAGGGCTTGCGACGCTGGAACTCTCCCTGCCACTCCCGAGTGGGCAGGGAGTAGTAGAATGCATGCCATTCCTCGGCCGACAAGCCTCTCTCCCAAGCCCTCCACTCCCCGATGAAACGATCAAAGGGGAGCGGAGGTGGTGCCTGAGGCAAGCCGGCCTGACCCTGGCGACCTTGACCTGGCAGCGTCGGTAGAGAGACGGTGCCGGtgtcggtgttgttgttgttgttggtggcGGACATCTtgatgatggtgatggtgatggtgaagaagaagaagaagaagttgttgttgctgctgcttctgctgctgttgctgccCGAGGGTAGACTGTAGACTAGGGATGTACAGTAGGAAGAAGAGTTTAAATAGACGGGCGCTGGAGGGCCCCAGCGCCCGTCACGGGACTCGCCAAGCCTAGAGCGGCAGTGAGGTCCAGTCCACTGCCACCCCCGTATGGCACCCAGAAAACAATTGGCGCTTTGCAGAAGTCATATAGCACCCAGCTCGTGCAAACACAAATTTCATTGGTCCTTGCAGCCCCCCAATTGACTCCATGCAGCACTGTGCTGTTGTTTTGAGTAACAACCGCTGGTTGCGATGTTCTGCCGGGGACCTGGCGCTACTGGGCCCCCGAGGCTACTCAGAAGGCAGCGACTGACTGGAATCTGCCGGGACTTGACGAAACACCATCGAGGAATACCTGCCACTGACACCAAGGCTAGTGATGTTCGAAAGCCACCAACGAGGTGACTGTGCACCGGCAGAGGGATACGATCGAAGAAGTGCAAAGAGAGTCCAGGGCATGATGGGTGCTAGACTGAGAGAAGAGGATGGAGGATATACCGAGTCGAGGATAGACAGAGGGATCGGGAAAGATGACAAGCTTAGGACAAGAGGCAAGGAGCAGACGGCTGAGGAGACATAGTGTCTTGATCTAGGCGGCAATTCGTAGACCCAGACACGTTGAATGCTCATATCAAACAGCCTGACAGGTGTCTCTGATACCCAGTGTACTCATCTTGAAGACTGTACCTTGGATCTCTTCCGCACTGCAGCGCAGAAGCCTCCAGGCGACTACGTTGCACGAGCTGGAATCATGATCGAACATGCAACACTGCGCATGCTTGATGTAAGGACCCGGGTTGTGCTGCAAAAAGCCTGCATTCACAGAGAACAGTCCGTCGGCCTTACTTGTGATCTCCTGGAATGAAGAGGCCTCAATGTACGAATTGCTGCTGAGCCTCATGATGCTGCTTCTACCGTGGCGGGGCTAAGTGGTAGGCTTCTATCACCAGCACCACCATCCTGCCTCCGACCACACCGAAAGCGACTGTCGCAACACCTCAGGATCTGCTCAGGATCTCAAAATATGCGGCCAGGGGATTTGCAGATCGTCGCCCCCGAAGCTGACTTCGACAGGACAAGCACCGTTCCCGTTCGCCGGCCGAGATGAGCACGACCTCTACTCCGGCACAACATGGCAGAAAAATAGCTTTGATGCCATTTTGGACTCAGCCGCGTCTCCCAGGCTTTTGGATCGTTGTCGCTCATGGCGTTTGCCTGCCACCAAGCCGCGAGGTGCCGTAAACTTCCAATACTGCAACGGTGGCTAGACGAGACACATACGAAGTACTGTGTAACGTCCATGCATCTTTCATCGGAGCAGAAAGGAGAAGTCGGCTACCATGTCGCTGGAGTATACTATGACCGGAGGCGAGGGTGGCGAACCGGAGGACATGATTGAAGGACGACTTTGTGTTTTGCATAGGCATAGGATGCTGGATATTCTGCCTGATAAGTCATAGACAGGAGTTCCGAGCAGCAACGGTATTCCGCAGCACGGTCAGTGGAGGCCCACACTATCCGGATGTGATAGGGTAGGTGGTATTACGGATATGAACAAAGGCCACATCTCTTGAATCCTATGAAGACTACATCAGACGGTGGTGCCTTCAGATTACTATTCCTTGAAGGGAGTTGGAAGCATCTCTTGCCACCGGGTAGGGGTTATCCTCGATCACAAATTTGCTGCGTCGATGTAATATTTTGAAGTCTTCTGGGTGCGGTACTTCGGGTGACTGGTCGGGTTCCTACCGCAGGTATACTGACACAATACACTTGGGGATGTTCGAGCACTTGATCCATCTCTTGCAGGCCGGCGAGATGTTTGCGAGGCCTCAGCGACGATACATAGGCAGCCTACACGCTCGCTCCATATGATACATCGCGAGGGTAGTTATTCATCTCTTTGTTTGTGTTGGGTTCCGAGAACAACCCAGGACAATGAGACCTGAAATGTGTTGGGTTGGGCATCCAGCATGCCAGACGGACCAGCATACGTGCCCTCAGAGTCCTAGAGAGACGAAGCACACAACTTCTTGCTCAGTTTCGTGTAGAAGGGTGACCAGATAGTCATCAACGGTACTCCGGGTGGCCTATGGCGTCTTCGCGGACCAGCGAACAGGGGCGATGATGCCGATAAGGAGGTTTGCGCATGGCGATCGAGCCAAGGCGCCGGAAGAACAGGGCGGCAGCTTCTCAAACCAGTATACTTCAGATAAAGCAGAGAGTAGACCGAAGATGCCTAGGTAAGATCGAAGAAGCGGTAAAGGCCATGCCGAAGATGGATGTTGTGGAATATGAGGAATGATGTCTGTAGTTTAGGAAGGATGACGGGCGGTAGCGAGCAGGGGTCGGCAGCATCCTTCCGCCAAGCTACGCCGCCATAAtacctcagcttctggaATCATCGATTTTCTATCTCCAACGCGGTTGTTGTATGTTCAAGCCGCAATTAAAGTGTCATATGGGGCAAGAGGCGTCTTGTGAATAAGTCCAGAGTGTTCGAAGTCGGCGAAATGTCGACAGTATAGACTGCGCACTTAGAGCAGCGAGGAATACGGCTTGCGCAAACCCACAGGACCCGTATGACCGATGCGTAGGGCGTCGGGAGATAGGTAAGAGATGGAGTATCCCGAATGTCGATGAGAATATTACGAGCAAACCCATGAGCCGGCGAATGACACCTCTGGATACCGTTCCACCCGACACTCAAGCATTGCAAGAGTAGCTGCAATAGCTCTTTCTCTGTGCTCAGAGAATGTTTCTGGTGCAGTGGCACTACAATGGCGCGGAGCCGGTCGGAGGCTGGGAAGCAACGCGCGCAGGGTACTTTGAGGAAGTTGAATCCACACACAACACCTTGAGTGTCTTTGAGGTCGATTACATTTGAAATCGATCAGGCCGACAGTTCGTCTCCTGGAAACCCCGTTCCCTGGGTCATCTGGACTACATGCCCATTTGTCCCATCCCACTTCTTGGCCTCTGGATCCTCATATCCTTGCACGTGTTATGATTACACTGGCGGACGGCTCCTCAGCAGCTTGATTCAGATATGAGGGCTCTGGCGCGAATCGCAATGCTTCCAGATATCCGGCAACCTCATGTAGTACGTCGCCTTTCATCTGCCCCAGGGTAGCCGAGAACTGCGTGCTTGCTATGAAGGGGAGAGTCATTGATAAGTACAGTATTGTGCTGACCAAATCGACCGCCAGTTTCGTGACCTGGGTGACACGACTGGATCTGACTCCGTGAAGAACCGGCTTGGTCAGTCCTCTAATAATGTGCCGGACCAGGAGCCATCTGAGGCTGTTGCGGTTGATGGATGTGGGACACAGCTATCATCGTCCTTGAACGATCCGTTCCGCCATAGCGAGCCATTCTGGCCGTTGTTCATGCATGCACGTTGGGAAGGGTCGAAATTCCGTACGAGGTTGACTCGCTGACCTCGCTCTCAACCGGCATACCGGTCTGTACGGGACCTCTGTGTTTGCGGAGGAAGACTCCATGTATTGTGCCAGTCTTTAGAAGACGGGATCGATTGGCTTTGAGAGAAGAGATCGTTGTCCAGAGCTTGGCTGTCGAGTGACTTTGATGTTTTCAGACTTAGCGACAGACCGTTGTCCTAGCCAGGATGAAATTGGATAGGTCAAAGGGCCATATACTCTCTCAGGGAATGTGAAGAGACCTCGACAGCTCTTTCTCTACTTGATTGCAAGTCAGTACAAGTAAGAGATAGTGAGATTCAGGAAGTGTCTTGTGACATGGAAGGGGCAGGTGTTGCGAAAGTGGAGCTATCCTCAGAATTTGCACTGCGACATAGGCGACGAGCCCGGCCTAGCTCAAGCAGGTCGTAATACCGAAGGCAGAGTGTATACTGGACTCAAGAAGAGAGGGGATATGAGTATGTGACTTACTGGCATGATGGCGCTGCCTTGCCACCCTTGCGGTAGCTACGAAAAATGCCGTGAGGAAGTCAAGCTGTCTCTGGGAAATGCCAGGGGATGCTCAGCAGAGCTGTATGCTATAGTCTGAATCTGGTGTACATGACTAAAGAGGTAGACGACACGAGTGAGGTGGTGTTGGGGTAGTGGAGTGGAGTGTAGAAGAGTTGGAGCTGGAGGCGGGGTGGGAAGTAAGTATAGCGCCGTTGCCACCGGCGCTAGCCTCACCGCAGAAGTCCACGGCCTCAAGTTCACTACCGCTGAGCATTCAGGATAGTGAAGAGTCTTACAGAAATCGTAGCAGCACCAGGATACTTGGAGGAGAATAACACGAGCTTCGCGGTACTCCTAGTACAACCTCGAGTGTGTCCATAGGTAGGGTGTTGAGATACGAGCAATAGAGGGTAGAACAGCAAAGGGTTCGATGAATGGACCCTGAAGTATTGCACCATGGTGTGAGTGGGCGCTCACCGACGGGATGCAAATGTAAGGATGCAACGCCACCACATTAGAATGAGAGTATAGGCGAGTTTAAGGCGAATATAACGAGTTCTGCGCTTCTTTTAGTACTATTCTAGGACTTTTGTGTCTGATGGTTCCAGAGATACAGCATGGGCAGGGTAAACTGCTTGAGACTCCCGTTCTGCTTTAGCGCCTCGAGCCACGCTACCTCGCTATCGCCACCTCACTATTGTTCAGAGTATCTTGTAACTCAGATAACCCGCTCTACAAATACAAAAACCCTCTACAGGAAGAGAATAACGTCGCTGTGttttctcttcttcacacgAGCCTTGGAAGTATCAGATGTAACAATCACGAATCCCCTACCCTACCTTAAACGTTCAAACACCGCAGTCTTACTCGACATCTCTCCGCAACTCGTAGCTTCTAAATCATCGATCCAACGCGTCGCTATACGCTGAATAACAAGCTGGTACTTGAACTACCCAGACCGCCAAACTGTACCATTCAAGGAGTGGCCAGCGAACACATACAAACCGCGCGAAGTCTCGAGTCTCGCTGTGAGCCAGCAACAGAATTTCAAGTCTACACGAGGATAGTTGTACCCAAGAACTTCACAAAATAGGTGTACGAGAGTACACGTCTCCAGGGCATAAAGGGGATCACGCGCTTGCTGGACGATGGGAAAGCGATCATGTACATATATCTAGGATCAAACGTTGTATAAAGGCTGTCTGTTTAGTTGAGACAACAACTTAAGCTATATTTATAAGGGCACTTGTTCATATTGTATATAAAGCTGTAGGATAGGCGTTCTCTTTAATCGCGGACTTTTTGCTTGAATGTCATATTTTGAAGTAATTTATACGCCTCACCTTGGGATGCATTGTCGCGTCAATTGCGATCTTTTGAAGTAGGTTGTGCACCTTATCTTTGGGCGTATCGTCGTACTAATTGTGATCTTTTGAAGTGGATTATGCGCCTCAGCTTCGGGCACCTCGTCGTGTGGGTATCATCTTTTGAAGTAGGCTGTGCGCCTCACCTTCAGGCGCCTTGTTGAGTCTATACAAAGCTGCAGACAAGCTCCACTGTAAAAATCTTTTGTGTCTCTAAGCTTTTGATAGTGGCGAGAGATATATACGTAAGATACACTATTCTCTTTTGATTACCTCAGTCCTTTCCCTCGTAGAAAGTCTAGTCTGCCCCCTTTCCCCAGATCCCAGCTTCACAAACGCAAGCCATCATTCCTCCTCTCCCTTAGGCAGCTGCTCAGCCCTAAGCCTTTCCTCCTTATTGTGATCCTGCAACACCCCTGTCCCCCACCCCAAGGTCTCTCCCTCCAGCGTCATGGGCCACTCATCCAACCCCCTCCACACCTTCTTGCCACGCACCACATACTCCCAGCACCCCCTCGCATACACAGTTCTGGGCGTCCCTATTCCCGATAACGCCGGCCTGCGAACCTCTATTGTCTCACCGTAATGTTTGTAGTGCCACTTGCCGTCTGTAGGCTGGCCCTCGGGAGGACAGCGCTTGGAGCGGAGGTACTCGAGGCGCTCGATCTCGTTGACCCAGAAGCGGGTCAAGACCTCGTGGTCTTCGAGGGATGTGAGCGAGGGGTGGGGAAGTGGTTTGTTAAGGCCGGTGTAAGGGGCTGCGCAAAGTATGCCGATGCCTGGTAACAGGATTGTAttcgatgaagaagaaagctaTCTGCAGTGCAACGATATCTGTATACGTTTGGCTTGTTGTTCACGTAGCTTCTCGAAGCATCTAAAGTGCCGAGGAAGCTCCGAAGGTTCCACCGAGGATCACCATAGCATCTGGGCTCTAGCCCGTTACAGCCGGTGAGCCAGTGGGGGCGGTCGGTCGGATTGTTGTCGTATTGAAGGTCGCAGAGGGCGAATATGTATGTTTCCATTAGCGAAGTTTGGGCCTGGATCATGTTAGTTGTTGATGCCTAGGGGGATTGGAGAGTGTACGACTTCATCGTCATCTTGGTTATCGCTGTCCTCCTTCTCCTGGTCAACGCGCAGAGAATGACAAGTTGCGCCCATATCAGTGTCGTCATCTTCAACATCTATTAGAGTTCTTGCGACGGTGCTAGTATccctccttctcttcttctctttaTTCCGATCTGACAATAACTCTGAGGGGTTGGAAAGAATGCTGCTCAGCTCGCTACTGGTGTCCGTAATAACAGCGTCGACACTGTCGTAGTTGTCTAGTACCATTTTGTCTTCGCACTCCGTATCAGGCGCGCTTTGATGTGAATTGGTCTGCATAGTTGATTTTGAGATCAGCCTAAACAAGATCAGGTATTAGGGTAGTGATGGTATGGGCCTTAGAATCAAGGAACGGATTGAAGCAAAGAAGACAGTGAATGCAGGTGACTGTTAGTATAGATGGGATGACCACAACGGCGACTCTATCGCAATCAAGCCAGCCACGCTAGTACAAATCTCGCGCCTCACTATCCCTTACCACTCACGTTCTAATCTTTGCGAGCAGACACCTGTAGTATATTGCAATTGTTACACACATAGTACTCCTTAGATTGTGCTCTTTATATCATACTCTCTATATACACAGCACTGTCATTATGGCACAAGACAAGCGCGCTGTGTGTAATAATCCCTCAGTTCTCGCTGAAGGTCACAGTCACAACGTAATGCAGCACCAGTTTAACTATGTCGCAAAGAACACATTTTCGATACCGTAGATCATAAGTTATTCCCAATTAACTGGGTAAGTCCTTGTCGTATCTTGTGTCCAAAGCCATCAGCCACTAACCACCACCTGGAAATATAGGTCGAGCAGATTATTAACCAAAGCACGAAACAACGCAAGTGCAACCTCGAAAAGGCGCTGTACATCACCACTGCCCGCCTCGATGGCAGATCAGTGATTACGTATGAGCTTGAGTGGGCAAAACAAGTAGCTCTCGAGGAAGAGGAACTGGCCATAATGGAGATGGTCGGAATAGTTGAGAAGGATGACAAGAATGCCAAGTGGAAGGCGAGATGGAAGGAATTCAGGATGCCAGAAACTTCGAGGCAGAAGGGAACAGAGCCGCATCAAGCAACATCCTTCAAGGACAAAGAGAAGAAGCAAGCTCGAGATCCAGAGCTGGAGCCGCAACAAGCAAACCAATTcaagggcaagggcaagggcaagggcaaggagCCAGCTGAAGCTCCATCTCCACTTCCGGACCTAAACCCCTCTATAAAGTGGCCCCATAAGCACACAATCGCCAAGAATGCGCTAGACAGAGCGAGGAAGCCGGAGTCCAActgtcagattgtgatgggttatcaaagacggggataatagtataataatatgatcggggatcgattgtattgttctggtctgatgtcgtcttgttctgttgtccaacgctgttcgatcagttgggtcgcggtggattgtgcgcgctgactaatttaactgatccacagaatccacagctccgaacacccggattttgtccaccacccaaaatatgcccatattctgacacCAACATTCCGCCATCTAAGCCAAGGGAGCCAGACCCCTTGATAAAGTGGCTCAACTAAGCTCAAGCTTATCAACTGAGCGCCAGGCGAGGAAAGTAAGCCCAACCTCAACATGGCTCTTCCCTGAGTTAGAGGAATTAGAGCTGGGAGTCGAGAACAGACCCAGACCCGTCTGTGGAATGGCCAACTAAGCTCACAATCATTAACAGAGCCTAGGCGAGGAGCGGAAGACCAAGCCCAACACCCTTTCCTCTAAGTTAGAGGAAAAGCATCCCGTCCCCTGAGTCAGAGGAGCCAGAGACGAACACTGAAGTCCCGGCACAGTGTCATGCACTCTCATCTAGCATATCACTGCGGAAGATATTGAGACGGCTGTACAAGTTAACAGCAGAACAACACCTTAATGCTTGTCATGAACTGCCGACACTTGCTTTGATACCGATAATTGCTCTCAGACAACAAACTACACAGACACAAACAGGTAGAGGAATGGTATTCTATCTCCCCTCGGTTCTATTCATCGGCCAGGTCCCATGACCAAGATCCAGTACATTGAACTTGGCGAACACATGGAGCGTTTCTCACTGATGCATGACTGGGATGAAGTTGTGGAATGGAAAGTTCCGTTCTCCTTCTAGGCTTTTGTAAGTGCCCATGTAGTGCCTTACAGGTCCAGGGGTCTACGTTTATGTCTTGTAGCTATTATAAAAGAATACGGATATACAAATACAAATACGCCCTCCACAGAACTCCTCGCTCAtatcatcgtcatcgtcaaAACATCACACATACATCTCTTGCGTCGATACTTCTGCTCCACCCCTTTGTAACAGGCTGAGCCTATTACATGCGCTACGCTGTGTGCGTAGCTGTCGTCATGCGATTCCTTCGAGATACATCTATAGGTTTCTGTCATCATCCATCTAATTCTACTTCGGCCCATCTTCGGTCCGCTCCTGTATTTATGTACAGCTAGCATCCTTTTGTAGCTCTTTGTCAAATCCACTCTGTTACAAGGCATCTCTTGATCAGTCATCTGTGTATCGTCATCGATACAGCCGCTGGGGTCTAGCCCCTTACACCCTTCCCCTCAACAAACACACACAAACACACATACTCTCTCTTCCCACAGACCCCCTACATATGATCATGCCTCCCCAGCAACTTCCCCTTCTTGCCCAACGCCTTCGCCTCACCCTGTTTGATCTTCGCAAGTCTCGCCCTACAAAACTCGTTAGCATCATCCTCACCGCACTCCTTTCTATCAAATACTTACTCCTCACCAGCTTCCCTCTCTAACCTAGCAACATGTTCCCTCGCCTCCCTCACCGCATTCCTAGCAACAAAAAGCGCGCGATCGGCATCTCGTTCCGCGGCTTCAGCATTCATCAGACTCTGTTTCGCAGTGGCGATGCTAGGGTCCCCGGAGCCGGTACTGCGGCTGAACATCCCGGATGTGCGTTTGGGGGACGAGGTGCTGGTG
This sequence is a window from Pyrenophora tritici-repentis strain M4 chromosome 4, whole genome shotgun sequence. Protein-coding genes within it:
- a CDS encoding FAP multi-domain protein, coding for MPLFGSKREPSPPPPPPPAQKHSLFSRRRSSSPSTAHHSTTSTSTHRTSTSSPKRTSGMFSRSTGSGDPSIATAKQSLMNAEAAERDADRALFVARNAVREAREHVARLEREAGEEARLAKIKQGEAKALGKKGKLLGRHDHM